The following coding sequences are from one Homalodisca vitripennis isolate AUS2020 chromosome 7, UT_GWSS_2.1, whole genome shotgun sequence window:
- the LOC124366616 gene encoding uncharacterized protein LOC124366616, giving the protein MVLPCEVAHLAPIEMLLLQKKAIRLMAGLGMRDSCRTAFRDLGILTVVLSYILAACSRGKDIVAELKNYGKQFEEFRESLQMFSDTIDKANENMKKLTENYKELKSENQQIRASNKELREEVDSLKMRMRQIEQYSRKSNIEIQGVPVTSNEDPVLIAVDVGRTVGVELKAEDVMAAHRVPTFKPRAIPPLIVQLRDRRLKNTCIAAYKKNKKLSAKDINPAFPNNIVYVNDHLTPETKSLLRLAKMKAKEINYKYVWCNDGKIFMRSEDGQRCIRIDCEQDLCKIK; this is encoded by the exons ATGGTATTGCCTTGTGAGGTGGCTCATCTGGCACCAATTGAAATGCTGCttcttcaaaagaaagcgattcgaCTCATGGCTGGCTTGGGAATGCGAGACAGTTGCAGGACTGCGTTCCGAGATTTGGGAATTTTAACGGTGGTTTTGAGCTACATCCTGGCTGCATGCTCAAGAGGC AAAGATATTGTTGCTGAGCTCAAGAACTATGGCAAGCAGTTTGAAGAATTTAGGGAGTCTTTGCAAATGTTCTCAGATACCATAGACAAGgcaaatgaaaatatgaaaaagctGACTGAAAACTATAAGGAGCTCAAGAGCGAGAATCAACAAATTAGGGCTAGTAATAAGGAGCTAAGAGAAGAAGTGGATAGTTTAAAGATGAGAATGAGACAAATTGAGCAATACTCGAGGAAATCAAATATTGAGATTCAGGGCGTTCCTGTAACCAGCAACGAGGACCCTGTCCTAATTGCCGTTGATGTGGGGAGGACTGTGGGTGTGGAACTGAAAGCAGAAGATGTGATGGCTGCTCACCGAGTGCCTACATTCAAGCCTAGAGCCATACCACCACTCATCGTCCAGCTTAGGGACCGGAGGCTTAAGAATACGTGCATTGCAGcctacaagaaaaacaaaaagttaagtGCTAAAGACATAAACCCAGCGTTCCCGAACAACATCGTCTACGTGAACGATCATCTGACCCCGGAAACCAAGAGCCTTCTCAGACTGGCAAAGATGAAAGCAAAGGAAATTAACTATAAGTATGTCTGGTGCAATGACGGCAAGATATTTATGAGAAGCGAGGATGGCCAAAGGTGTATCCGAATCGACTGCGAACAGgacttgtgtaaaataaaataa